The proteins below come from a single Oryzomicrobium terrae genomic window:
- a CDS encoding TonB-dependent receptor, with product MKPHHTAGGARLRITRWSWLLAALPLPALAVETLGEVTVQASKQAQIGIADSASEGTVTTTQLANRPLLRPAEVLETVPGLIVTQHSGDGKANQYFLRGFNLDHGSDFTTTVLGMPVNMVSHAHGQGYMDLNFLIPELVSGIQYRKGVYAVEDGDFSATGSARIDYQRALPVSFVDLGAGQNGYRRALGAASTPLGGLTFLGAVEASSNNGPWEQPEHLGRTNAVLRLSSGTANNGFSLSALAYEARWTATEHVPERAIASGEIGRYGALSPRDGGRTHRYSLSGDWATTGSQFGAETATKASVYVIDYGLNLFSSPSGFINGPQGDQHEQADRRTVWGGQASRSWFLGPRLFDSELILGGQLRRDDIGSVGLYDTVLRQRTNTVREDRIRQTATALYSALKTPWLPWLRTSLGIRYDRIQAEVTPLGGAFNMDNGGTASGSQTSPKLGLVLGPFGNTEFYANWGRGFHSNDARGATARTNPKDGMPVEAVPLMVRTRGSEAGVRTSLLPGWQSSLTLWQMELDSELVFIGDEGVTEPKGASRRHGLEWSNDVALGKGFHLDADLALSRARFKTPVNGGDRVPNAIPRTASLAVSYDEGGRWFGGLRLRYLGAYALEETGQEKSTPFWMANLKLGYRLDRQLQFSLDVLNLFGRKANDIEYWGGACTRNELNAGACGGGNGIDGRLLHPLEPRTVRLGMRISF from the coding sequence ATGAAACCGCATCACACCGCCGGCGGCGCTCGCCTCCGGATCACCCGATGGTCATGGCTGTTGGCCGCCCTGCCCTTACCGGCTCTGGCCGTCGAAACCCTGGGCGAAGTCACCGTCCAGGCCAGCAAGCAGGCCCAGATCGGTATCGCCGACAGTGCCAGCGAAGGCACCGTCACTACCACCCAACTGGCCAACCGGCCCCTGTTGCGCCCCGCCGAGGTGCTGGAAACCGTGCCCGGGCTGATCGTCACCCAGCACTCGGGGGACGGCAAGGCCAACCAGTATTTCCTGCGCGGCTTCAACCTGGACCACGGCAGCGACTTCACCACCACGGTGCTGGGCATGCCAGTGAACATGGTCAGCCACGCCCATGGCCAGGGCTACATGGACCTGAATTTCCTGATTCCCGAACTGGTCAGCGGCATCCAGTACCGTAAGGGCGTTTATGCGGTGGAGGACGGCGATTTTTCCGCCACCGGCTCGGCGCGGATCGACTACCAGCGTGCCCTGCCCGTCTCCTTCGTCGACCTGGGCGCCGGTCAGAACGGCTACCGGCGCGCCCTGGGCGCCGCCAGTACCCCCCTGGGCGGCCTGACCTTCCTCGGTGCCGTGGAGGCGTCGAGCAACAACGGCCCCTGGGAGCAGCCGGAACACCTGGGCCGCACCAACGCCGTGCTGCGCCTGTCGTCCGGCACCGCCAACAACGGATTCTCACTGTCCGCCCTGGCCTACGAGGCGCGCTGGACCGCCACCGAGCACGTGCCGGAACGGGCCATCGCCAGCGGCGAGATCGGCCGCTACGGCGCCCTGTCGCCACGGGACGGCGGGCGTACCCATCGCTACAGCCTGTCCGGCGACTGGGCCACTACCGGTAGCCAGTTCGGCGCCGAGACGGCCACCAAGGCCAGCGTCTATGTCATCGATTACGGCCTCAACCTGTTCAGCAGCCCCTCCGGCTTCATCAACGGCCCCCAGGGCGACCAGCACGAGCAGGCTGACCGGCGCACCGTGTGGGGCGGCCAGGCCAGCCGCAGCTGGTTTCTCGGCCCCCGGCTGTTCGATTCCGAACTGATCCTGGGGGGCCAGCTGCGCCGCGACGACATCGGCAGCGTCGGCCTCTACGACACAGTGCTGCGCCAGCGCACTAATACAGTTCGGGAAGATCGCATCCGCCAGACTGCCACGGCGCTCTACAGTGCGCTGAAAACCCCCTGGCTGCCCTGGCTGCGCACCTCCCTGGGGATACGCTACGACCGGATCCAGGCCGAGGTGACGCCCCTGGGTGGAGCCTTCAACATGGACAATGGTGGCACCGCCAGCGGCAGCCAGACCAGCCCCAAGCTAGGTCTGGTGCTGGGGCCCTTTGGCAACACCGAGTTCTACGCCAACTGGGGGCGGGGTTTCCACAGCAACGACGCCCGGGGGGCCACGGCTCGCACTAACCCCAAGGACGGCATGCCGGTGGAAGCGGTGCCCCTGATGGTGCGCACCCGGGGTAGTGAGGCCGGGGTGCGCACCAGCCTCCTCCCCGGCTGGCAATCGAGCCTGACCCTGTGGCAGATGGAATTGGATTCGGAACTGGTCTTCATCGGCGACGAAGGTGTCACCGAGCCCAAGGGGGCCTCGCGCCGCCACGGTCTGGAATGGTCCAACGACGTGGCCCTGGGCAAGGGCTTCCATCTCGACGCCGACCTGGCCCTGTCCCGGGCCCGCTTCAAAACGCCGGTGAACGGCGGCGACCGGGTGCCCAACGCCATTCCCCGCACCGCGTCCCTGGCCGTGAGCTACGACGAAGGCGGACGCTGGTTCGGCGGTTTGCGCCTGCGCTACCTGGGGGCCTATGCCCTAGAGGAAACGGGCCAGGAGAAATCCACCCCGTTCTGGATGGCCAACCTGAAACTGGGTTACCGCCTGGACCGCCAACTCCAGTTCTCCCTGGACGTGCTCAACCTGTTCGGTCGTAAGGCCAACGACATCGAGTACTGGGGCGGGGCCTGCACGCGCAACGAACTGAACGCCGGGGCCTGCGGCGGGGGCAACGGTATCGACGGCCGTCTGCTTCACCCCCTGGAGCCGCGCACGGTACGGTTGGGGATGCGCATCAGCTTCTGA
- a CDS encoding enoyl-CoA hydratase has product MSYENILVETRGKVGLITLNRPKQLNALNDALMDEVGAALAVFEADEGIGAVVITGSEKAFAAGADIGMMAKFSYMDAYKGDYITRNWEKVKTCRKPIIAAVAGFALGGGCELAMTCDIIIAAETAKFGQPEVKLGILPGAGGTQRLPRAVSKAKAMDLCLTARMMGAEEAERAGLVSRVVPADKLLDEALTAAAQIAEYSLPVVMMIKESVNRAFESGLAEGLLFERRAFHSCFALDDQKEGMAAFVEKRPASFKNR; this is encoded by the coding sequence ATGAGCTACGAAAACATTCTGGTCGAGACCCGCGGCAAGGTGGGCCTCATCACCCTGAACCGGCCGAAGCAGCTGAACGCCCTCAACGACGCCCTGATGGACGAAGTGGGTGCGGCCCTGGCCGTGTTCGAAGCCGACGAAGGCATCGGTGCCGTGGTCATCACCGGCTCCGAGAAGGCCTTCGCCGCCGGTGCCGATATCGGCATGATGGCCAAGTTCAGCTACATGGACGCCTACAAGGGCGACTACATCACCCGAAACTGGGAAAAGGTGAAGACCTGCCGCAAGCCGATCATCGCCGCGGTGGCCGGCTTCGCCCTGGGCGGCGGCTGCGAACTGGCGATGACTTGCGACATCATCATCGCCGCCGAAACCGCCAAGTTCGGCCAGCCCGAAGTCAAGCTGGGCATCCTGCCCGGCGCCGGCGGCACCCAGCGCCTGCCCCGCGCCGTGTCCAAGGCCAAGGCCATGGACCTGTGCCTGACCGCCCGCATGATGGGTGCCGAGGAAGCCGAGCGCGCCGGCCTGGTGTCCCGCGTGGTGCCCGCCGACAAGCTGCTCGACGAGGCCCTGACCGCGGCCGCCCAGATCGCCGAGTACTCCCTGCCGGTGGTGATGATGATCAAGGAAAGCGTCAACCGCGCCTTCGAATCCGGCCTGGCCGAAGGCCTGCTGTTCGAGCGCCGCGCCTTCCACAGCTGCTTCGCCCTGGACGACCAGAAGGAAGGCATGGCCGCCTTCGTCGAAAAGCGTCCGGCCAGCTTCAAGAACCGCTGA
- a CDS encoding acyl-CoA dehydrogenase, protein MILNQEHQMIRDTMRAFAQERLAPFAAEWDKNHTFPAQALKELGELGAMGMVVPEEWDGAGMDYMSLVLTLEEIAAGDGATSTIVSVQNSLACGITQKYGTDAQKEEWLKPLARGEKLGCFCLTEPHTGSDAAAITTRADRDGDHFVLNGVKQFITTGKHAHMAIVFAVTDKAAGKKGISCFLVPTNTPGFIVGRTEEKMGQHASDTVQIIFENCRIPASALLGKEGEGYKIALSNLEAGRIGIAAQSIGMARAAFEAAVRYAKERVTFGVPIIEHQAVNFRLADMATLLDAARLMVWRAAQLKDAGQPCLKEASMAKMFASEAAEKIASDAIQIHGGVGYTADFPVERIYRDVRICQIYEGANDIQRLVIGRSIASE, encoded by the coding sequence ATGATTCTTAATCAAGAACATCAGATGATCCGGGACACCATGCGCGCCTTCGCCCAGGAGCGCCTGGCCCCCTTTGCCGCCGAGTGGGACAAGAACCACACCTTCCCCGCCCAGGCCCTCAAGGAACTGGGCGAACTGGGGGCCATGGGCATGGTGGTGCCCGAGGAATGGGACGGCGCCGGGATGGACTACATGAGCCTGGTGCTGACCCTGGAAGAGATCGCCGCTGGCGACGGTGCCACCTCCACCATCGTCTCGGTGCAGAACTCCCTGGCCTGCGGCATCACCCAGAAGTACGGTACCGATGCCCAGAAGGAAGAATGGCTCAAGCCCCTGGCCCGGGGCGAAAAGCTCGGCTGTTTCTGCCTGACCGAGCCCCATACCGGTTCCGACGCGGCCGCCATCACCACCCGGGCCGACCGGGACGGCGACCACTTCGTGCTCAACGGCGTGAAGCAGTTCATCACCACCGGCAAGCACGCCCACATGGCCATCGTCTTCGCCGTCACCGATAAGGCTGCGGGCAAGAAGGGCATCTCCTGCTTCCTGGTGCCCACCAACACCCCGGGCTTCATCGTCGGCCGCACTGAAGAAAAGATGGGCCAGCACGCCTCCGACACCGTGCAGATCATCTTCGAGAACTGCCGCATTCCCGCCTCCGCGCTGCTGGGCAAGGAAGGGGAGGGCTACAAGATCGCCCTGTCCAACCTGGAAGCCGGCCGCATCGGCATCGCCGCCCAGTCCATCGGCATGGCCCGGGCCGCCTTTGAAGCCGCCGTGCGCTACGCCAAGGAGCGGGTCACCTTTGGCGTTCCCATCATCGAGCACCAGGCGGTGAACTTCCGCCTGGCCGACATGGCCACCCTGCTCGATGCCGCCCGCCTGATGGTGTGGCGCGCCGCCCAACTCAAGGACGCCGGCCAGCCGTGCCTGAAAGAAGCCTCCATGGCCAAGATGTTCGCTTCGGAGGCAGCCGAGAAGATCGCCTCCGATGCCATCCAGATCCACGGCGGGGTTGGCTATACTGCCGACTTCCCGGTGGAACGCATCTACCGGGACGTGCGCATCTGCCAGATATACGAGGGTGCCAACGACATCCAGCGCCTGGTCATCGGCCGTTCCATCGCGAGCGAATAA
- a CDS encoding 3-hydroxyacyl-CoA dehydrogenase: MQLENSVFIVTGGASGLGAATARMVVQAGGRAVLADMNAEAGQALAAELGVNVRFVQTDVADEASAKGAVDAAVAAFGKVDGLVNCAGVAPAEKVLGKEGPHRLASFAKVININLVGSFNMIRLAAEAMAKNEPNAQGERGVIVSTASVAAFDGQIGQAAYAASKGGIVALTLPIARELARSGIRVMTIAPGIMETPMLLGMPAEVQDALGKMVPFPSRLGKPAEYAALVKHIAENSYLNGEVIRLDGSIRMAAK; the protein is encoded by the coding sequence ATGCAACTCGAAAACAGCGTCTTCATCGTTACCGGCGGTGCTTCCGGCCTGGGTGCCGCCACCGCCCGCATGGTGGTGCAAGCCGGCGGCCGCGCCGTGCTCGCCGACATGAACGCCGAGGCCGGCCAGGCTCTCGCCGCCGAGCTGGGCGTCAACGTCCGCTTCGTGCAGACCGACGTGGCCGACGAGGCCAGCGCCAAGGGCGCCGTGGATGCCGCCGTGGCCGCCTTCGGCAAGGTCGACGGCCTGGTCAACTGTGCCGGCGTCGCGCCCGCCGAAAAAGTGCTGGGCAAGGAAGGCCCCCACCGCCTGGCCAGCTTCGCCAAGGTCATCAACATCAACCTGGTGGGTAGCTTCAACATGATCCGCCTGGCCGCCGAAGCCATGGCCAAGAACGAGCCCAACGCCCAGGGCGAGCGCGGCGTCATCGTCAGCACCGCCTCGGTAGCCGCGTTCGACGGTCAGATCGGCCAGGCTGCCTACGCTGCCTCCAAGGGCGGCATCGTCGCCCTGACCCTGCCGATCGCCCGGGAACTGGCCCGTTCCGGCATCCGCGTCATGACCATCGCCCCGGGCATCATGGAAACCCCGATGCTGCTCGGCATGCCTGCCGAAGTGCAGGACGCCCTGGGCAAGATGGTTCCCTTCCCCTCGCGCCTGGGCAAGCCGGCGGAGTACGCCGCCCTGGTCAAGCACATCGCCGAAAACAGCTACCTGAACGGCGAAGTGATCCGTCTCGACGGCTCCATCCGCATGGCAGCAAAGTAA
- a CDS encoding acyl-CoA synthetase — MTIQNYSDAVANFRLEDVAALFDGDLEKGINACYECCDRHVAPGKVALQWEGKDGDSATYTFAQLKELSAKFANYLVSRGVKPGDRVAGLMPRVPELLVVILGTWRAGAVYQPLFTAFGPKAIEYRLDRSEAKLVVTDSVNRSKLDDVNDCPPVLTVVRSNATLTAGDADFWAEVDKQSTEFDPVMLRGDDLCMMLFTSGTTGLAKGVPVPIKALMGLGQYMRQAVDLRDDDIYWNIADPGWAYGLYFGVTGPLLQGHATTFYDGPFTVESTYRMIEKYKITNLAGAPTAYRLLIAAGEQAALPVKGKLRVVSSAGEPLNPEVIRWFEEHLACPIYDHYGQTEIAMVVCNHHALKHHVQPGSAGFALPGYRVAVVAEEGGEAVELPPGKPGILAIDRSQSPLFWFPGYWQQDTKAFVGPYYLTGDTVELNDDGSISFVGRSDDIITSSGYRIGPFDVESCLIEHEAVMETAVVGKPDPERTELVKAFVILRDGYKASPELAEELQMYVKHRLAAHAYPREIEFVAELPKTPSGKIQRFLLRKQEAEKVNPPAQHG, encoded by the coding sequence ATGACCATCCAGAACTACAGCGACGCCGTCGCCAATTTCCGCCTCGAAGACGTGGCCGCCCTGTTCGACGGCGACCTGGAGAAGGGGATCAACGCCTGTTATGAATGCTGCGACCGCCACGTCGCGCCGGGCAAGGTCGCCCTGCAATGGGAAGGCAAGGACGGTGATTCGGCCACCTACACGTTCGCCCAGCTCAAGGAGCTGTCCGCCAAGTTCGCCAACTATCTGGTGAGCCGGGGCGTGAAGCCGGGCGACCGGGTGGCCGGGCTGATGCCCCGGGTGCCGGAGCTGCTGGTGGTCATCCTCGGCACCTGGCGTGCCGGGGCGGTCTATCAACCCCTGTTCACCGCCTTCGGCCCCAAGGCCATCGAATACCGCCTCGACCGTAGCGAGGCCAAGCTGGTGGTGACCGACAGCGTCAACCGCAGCAAGCTCGACGACGTGAACGACTGCCCCCCGGTGCTCACCGTGGTGCGCAGCAACGCCACCCTGACGGCCGGCGATGCCGACTTCTGGGCCGAGGTGGACAAGCAGTCCACCGAGTTCGATCCCGTCATGCTGCGCGGCGACGACCTGTGCATGATGCTGTTCACCTCCGGCACCACCGGCCTCGCCAAGGGCGTACCCGTGCCGATCAAGGCCCTGATGGGCCTGGGCCAGTACATGCGTCAGGCGGTGGACCTGCGCGACGACGACATCTACTGGAACATCGCCGATCCGGGCTGGGCCTACGGTCTGTACTTCGGGGTCACCGGCCCGCTCCTGCAAGGCCACGCCACCACCTTCTACGACGGTCCGTTCACGGTGGAATCCACCTACCGGATGATCGAGAAGTACAAGATCACCAACCTGGCCGGTGCCCCCACCGCCTACCGCCTGCTGATCGCCGCCGGCGAACAGGCGGCCCTGCCGGTGAAGGGCAAGCTGCGGGTGGTGAGCAGCGCCGGTGAACCCCTCAACCCGGAAGTGATCCGCTGGTTCGAGGAACACCTGGCCTGCCCGATCTATGACCACTACGGCCAGACCGAGATCGCCATGGTGGTGTGCAACCACCATGCCCTGAAGCACCACGTCCAGCCCGGTTCCGCCGGCTTCGCCCTGCCCGGCTACCGGGTGGCGGTGGTGGCTGAGGAGGGCGGTGAGGCGGTCGAGCTCCCCCCGGGCAAGCCGGGCATCCTGGCCATCGACCGCTCCCAGTCGCCCCTGTTCTGGTTCCCGGGCTACTGGCAGCAGGACACCAAGGCGTTCGTCGGTCCCTACTACCTGACCGGCGACACCGTGGAACTGAACGACGACGGCAGCATCAGCTTCGTCGGCCGCAGCGACGACATCATCACCTCGTCGGGCTACCGCATCGGGCCCTTCGATGTGGAAAGCTGCCTGATCGAGCATGAGGCGGTGATGGAAACCGCCGTGGTGGGCAAGCCCGACCCGGAGCGTACCGAGCTGGTCAAGGCCTTCGTCATCCTGCGCGACGGCTACAAGGCCAGCCCGGAACTGGCCGAGGAGCTGCAGATGTACGTCAAGCACCGCCTGGCCGCTCACGCCTACCCGCGGGAGATCGAGTTTGTCGCCGAGCTGCCCAAGACCCCCAGCGGCAAGATCCAGCGCTTCCTGCTGCGCAAGCAGGAGGCCGAAAAGGTCAATCCCCCGGCCCAGCACGGCTGA
- a CDS encoding AraC family transcriptional regulator: MSSEKGTIAVSFVAEALHVARQRGVDVERLLAEAEIPPRLLDVPQARVSAVQYATLWHALTRELNDEFFAMDSHGMKPGCFTLLSHATLDAPNLGRALTRALRFFSLVLDDLGGTLAVSDGQAILTLHQVRGPQRFFAHATFLLLLFGLACWLVGRRIPYQSVVFRDALPPGTEDEYRVFFGPNLSTGAPATVIAFDARYLTLPVVQNERTLKEFLREAPANVLVKYRNPRSLTVRLRARLRQSAPAEWPDLERMARHLNMAPSTLRRHLEDEGQSYQSIKDELRRDLALELLGGSSRSVLDVAMELGFAEASAFHRAFKKWTGIPPGEYRRKLLSNDALVKY, translated from the coding sequence ATGTCTTCAGAAAAAGGAACCATCGCCGTCAGCTTCGTCGCCGAAGCCCTGCACGTCGCCAGGCAACGGGGCGTGGATGTGGAAAGACTGCTTGCCGAGGCGGAAATTCCCCCGCGTCTGCTCGACGTCCCCCAGGCCCGGGTTTCCGCCGTCCAGTACGCCACCCTGTGGCATGCCCTGACCCGGGAGCTCAACGACGAATTCTTCGCCATGGACTCCCACGGCATGAAGCCCGGCTGCTTCACCCTGCTCAGCCATGCCACCCTGGATGCCCCCAACCTGGGCCGTGCCCTGACCCGGGCCCTGCGTTTCTTCAGCCTGGTGCTGGACGATCTGGGGGGAACCCTGGCGGTCAGCGATGGCCAGGCCATATTGACCTTGCACCAGGTGCGCGGCCCGCAGCGCTTCTTCGCCCATGCCACCTTCCTGCTGCTCCTCTTCGGCCTGGCCTGCTGGCTGGTGGGCCGGCGCATCCCCTACCAGTCGGTGGTCTTTCGTGATGCCCTCCCTCCCGGCACCGAGGACGAATATCGGGTGTTCTTCGGCCCCAACCTGAGCACTGGCGCACCGGCCACGGTGATTGCCTTCGATGCCCGCTACCTGACCCTGCCGGTGGTGCAGAACGAGCGGACTCTCAAGGAATTCCTGCGCGAGGCCCCGGCCAACGTCCTGGTCAAGTACCGCAATCCGCGCAGCCTTACGGTCCGGCTGCGCGCCCGGCTGCGCCAGAGCGCCCCCGCCGAGTGGCCAGACCTGGAGCGCATGGCGCGCCACCTCAACATGGCCCCCTCGACCCTGCGCCGCCACCTGGAGGACGAAGGCCAGTCCTATCAGTCAATCAAGGACGAACTGCGCCGCGATCTGGCGCTGGAACTGCTCGGCGGCTCCTCACGCAGCGTGCTCGATGTGGCCATGGAGTTGGGGTTTGCCGAAGCCAGCGCCTTCCACCGCGCGTTCAAGAAGTGGACCGGCATCCCTCCTGGCGAATATCGCAGGAAACTGCTCAGCAACGATGCCTTGGTGAAGTATTGA
- a CDS encoding ABC transporter ATP-binding protein/permease, whose product MKTMDRHLLRRFWNLATPYWREDEKWTAWGLLALLVLLLLGQTRFAVLLNEQTGEFTSALAAHDADRFWGSIKICLGLLVVAVPIYACYYFVRDKLGIYWRRWLTNRFLGTYFSQRHFYELNASTEVDNPDQRIAEDINTFTQRSLYFLLVLIGALLQLVAFSNVLWSISRELVYFLVCYAVAGTLITLLLFGKVLIGLNFHQLRREADFRFSLVRIRENAESIAFYRGETQELLQVKRRFSAAFKNFNALIQSQFFLNLFQYAYALMTIVLPSVIISARVLSGELEVGSVIQAGGAFAAVLGAISVIVDNFESLSRFAAGVDRLNTFATVMAGKPGGSAHPAGVIESVEDTNLALESVTLKTPNGERTLIENLTLTIPPGEGLMIVGESGSGKSSLLRAIAGLWYAGSGRIVRPPPEEILFLPQQPYMLLGTLRSQLLYPNRDRPIPDEQLLAVLEQVRLPNLAARFGGLEAERDWEKVLSVGEQQRLAFARVLLTRPRYVMLDEATSALDPANEESLYRLLASTDTTLVSVGHRPTLLKYHKRVLELDDGSTWRTIPADRYRFKL is encoded by the coding sequence ATGAAGACCATGGATCGTCACCTGTTGCGTCGTTTCTGGAACCTGGCGACTCCGTACTGGCGTGAGGACGAGAAATGGACAGCCTGGGGGTTGCTTGCCCTGCTGGTGCTCCTGCTGCTCGGGCAGACGCGCTTCGCTGTGCTGCTGAACGAACAGACCGGAGAATTCACCTCGGCCCTGGCGGCCCACGATGCTGACCGTTTCTGGGGTTCGATCAAGATCTGCCTGGGGTTGCTGGTCGTCGCCGTACCGATCTATGCCTGCTACTACTTCGTACGGGACAAACTGGGCATCTACTGGCGGCGCTGGCTAACCAACCGCTTTCTGGGGACCTACTTCAGCCAGCGGCATTTCTACGAGCTCAACGCCAGCACCGAAGTCGACAACCCGGACCAGCGCATCGCCGAGGACATCAACACCTTTACCCAACGTTCCCTCTATTTCTTGCTCGTTCTGATCGGCGCGTTGCTGCAGCTGGTCGCTTTCAGCAACGTGCTGTGGTCGATCTCCCGGGAGCTCGTCTATTTCCTGGTGTGCTACGCCGTTGCCGGCACCCTGATCACGCTGCTCCTGTTCGGCAAGGTGCTGATCGGCCTGAACTTCCACCAGCTCCGGCGCGAGGCGGACTTCCGTTTTAGCCTGGTGCGCATTCGCGAGAATGCCGAGTCGATCGCCTTCTACCGCGGCGAAACCCAGGAACTGCTGCAGGTGAAGCGGCGCTTCAGCGCTGCGTTCAAGAACTTCAACGCCCTGATCCAGAGCCAGTTCTTCCTCAACCTGTTTCAGTACGCCTATGCCCTGATGACCATCGTCCTGCCGAGCGTCATCATTTCCGCCCGGGTGTTGTCGGGAGAACTGGAGGTGGGCAGCGTGATTCAGGCTGGCGGCGCCTTTGCCGCAGTGCTCGGCGCCATCTCGGTGATCGTGGACAACTTCGAGAGCTTGAGCCGCTTCGCTGCCGGGGTCGATCGCCTCAACACCTTTGCCACGGTGATGGCCGGCAAGCCCGGCGGCAGCGCCCACCCTGCCGGGGTCATCGAGTCGGTGGAAGATACCAATCTGGCCCTGGAAAGCGTCACCCTGAAGACGCCCAATGGCGAGCGCACCCTGATCGAGAATCTCACCCTCACCATTCCTCCCGGCGAAGGGCTGATGATCGTCGGTGAGAGCGGCAGTGGCAAAAGCTCCCTGCTGCGCGCCATCGCCGGGCTGTGGTACGCGGGCAGCGGCCGGATCGTCCGTCCTCCACCCGAGGAAATCCTGTTCCTGCCACAACAGCCCTACATGCTGCTCGGCACCCTGCGCAGCCAGTTGCTCTATCCCAACCGGGACCGGCCGATTCCCGATGAACAGCTGCTGGCCGTGCTGGAGCAGGTCAGATTGCCCAACCTGGCGGCCCGTTTCGGCGGCCTGGAGGCGGAGCGGGATTGGGAAAAGGTTCTCTCCGTCGGCGAACAGCAGCGCCTCGCCTTTGCCCGGGTCCTGCTCACCCGCCCCCGCTACGTCATGCTCGACGAAGCCACCAGCGCCCTGGACCCGGCCAATGAGGAAAGCCTGTACCGGCTACTGGCCAGCACCGACACGACGCTGGTTAGCGTCGGCCATCGCCCTACCCTGCTCAAGTACCACAAGCGGGTGCTGGAATTGGACGATGGCAGCACCTGGCGCACCATCCCCGCTGACCGCTATCGCTTTAAACTCTGA